Genomic segment of bacterium:
TGGTCGGCCGGACATGTACGACTACTGATTGTCAGGCAAAACAGGACGGCGAGCACTATCCGGCGCGGCGGCATCGGTTTCTCTCCAGGGGGAGCGGTTTAGGTTGGACAAGTCACGGGAAAAGCCGGACCGATGGAGCCGTTCGGTAGGGGCAAGTCATGAATGCCCCTACCCCATCCGGTTACGGCCCGCAAAACGAGGCGGTGCTCTGACTCTCTCAGCTCAGGGCTTCCAGGGTGTAGTCCAGGTTCATCTCATCGCACAGGGAGGCCAGCTCCTCGCGCAGGCCGCGCAGCGAAACATCCTCGGGCACGGCGGCGGTCAGCTCCAGGTGGAACATCGGGCTGCCGGTGACCGGGGCATGACGGGCCGCGGTCTCCAGGCTGTCGATATTGATCCCGTGGCGGATCAGCAGGTTGGTCACCCGGAACACGATCCCGGTGCGGTCCATCCCCACCACGCTGATCCGGACCGGGGCGCCGGCCTCCACGCGCTGCTCGGGACGGGCCAGGGTGGGCTTGAGGTTCAGGCTGAGGCCGGTGGCAGCCTCCAGTTCCTCGATCCGCCTGGAAAAACTCTCCAGACCGTGTTTGTCTCCGGCCAGCAGCACCAGGATCGCGAACTCGCCGCCCAGCACGGCCATGCGGCTGTCCTCCAGGCTCAGCCCGGTCTCGAACGCGGCGGCGCTCAGCTCGCGGGCGATCCCGGGTTTGTCCGGCCCGAGGCCGGAAAGTACGAGGTAATGTCTCATCAGGGTTCTCCGGTTCCAGTGGGACAGGCAGTTGTTGTCCTGTGGTCAATCCTGCTCCGGTCAATTCCGCTGGGCGAATAATAAGACCGGGGCGGGCCGGCTGTCAATTCCGCACTGCACCTGACAAGGCACAAGTTGACTGCGGGAGGTCCAATTCTGTATTATTAGAGGTACATCACCCCCCCTTCAGAGGAAAAACGATGGCCAGAGTGTTGCTGATCGCGGCCCTGCTCGCACCTTTCGTGGCCTGGGACGCCGCCGTGTACCTAATGCGCGCCCGTGGAGACCGCAGCCCGTTACGGCTGGAGGAAGTGCTGCGGCATTTCACCGAGAAGGATATCGACACCGGGCGCGAGCTGGTGCAGCGCCGCAATGTGCTGTTCCCGGTATACCGTGTCCTGTTCTACGCCCTCTACTGCGCACTGCTGTTCGCCGGGCTGGGCGCGCGCCTGGAAGCATCGCTCCTGCCGTGGGCCGGCGGCCGCTGGTGGCTGGCCCTGCCGCTGTTCGTCCTGGCCGTGCTCGTGATCCGCACCCTGATTTTCTCCCCGGTGGCGGCCTACAGCGAGTTCGTGATCCAGCGCCAAGCCGGGCTTTCCACTATCACAGTTGGCACCTGGCTGCTTGACCTGGTCAAATCCCTGCTGCTCAACACGCTTATCCTCAGCCTGGTCGGCCTGCCGGTGCTGTGGCTTGTCCGCACCCTGCCCACGCTCTGGCCGCTGCCGGCCGCGGCGGTGATTCTGGCAATATCGGCGTTCGGCATCTGGATCAGCCCCTGGCTGATCGACCCGCTGTTCAACAAGTTCACTCCGCTGGCGGACAGCGCCCTGGCCGGGCAGATACAGTCCCTGGCGGCGCACGCCGGGGTGCCGGTGAAAAACGTGTACGTAATGGACGCCAGCCGCCGCAGCACCTACCTGAACGCATATTTCACCGGCCTGGGCAACAGCCGTCGCGTGGTGCTCTACGACACCCTGGTGAAAGAATGCAGCGGCCGCGAGGTGCTCTCCGTGGTGGCGCACGAGCTGGGCCACTGGAAAGCGAACCACATCCTGAAAGGTTTCCTGCTTGAGACCGTGGGTGTGGTGCTGGGGCTGTGGCTTTTCTGGTGGCTGCTTGGCAGCGGCGCGGCGCGCGCCTTTTTCGGGCTGCCGGAGCGGACCAGCCTGGTGCTCCTGGTGCTGCTGCCGTTCCTGCTCAACCTGTCGGGCACTCTGACCGCGCCGCTGGTGAGCGCGGTCTCGCGCCGTTTCGAGCGCCAGGCCGACCTGATCTCACTGGTGCTGACCGGCGACAGCGAGGCGTTCATCACTGTGGAGCAGCAGCTCGTCCGCCACGCCAAGGCCGACCTGCTCTCGCCCCGGCTGCTGCAAGAGGTCTACGGCAGCCACCCCTTGCCGGAGGAACGTATCCGCATGGCCGAAAGCTACGCCGCGGGCGGCGCCGGCGCTCCGGCTCCCTCCCGCTGACCGTTTCTGACCCTGCCCTTTCAGCCTGCGACGACCGCCGCAACCGGTCCTTAATCCTTGAAAAATTGAGGGATGGGTTTTATTTTTATCGTTTATTCCTTCATTGCAAATCAATTCAGACCTCAGACTGTCGATAGCACAAGGAGTGTCCGATGTCCCGATTCAAGGTTGTCATATCCGACTGCGACCACGGCACGGTCGAGGTCGAGCGCAAGGTGTTCGAGCAGGCCGGCTTCGAGTGGGAGCTTTTAGACTGCAAGACCGAGGACGAGGTGATCGCCAGGTGCGCCGGGGCGGACGGCATCCTCAGCCAGTACGCGCCGATCAAGGCCAAGGCCGTGGAAAAGCTGGACAGCCTCAAGGTGCTCTCGCGCTACGGAGTCGGGGTGGACAACCTGGACCTCGAGGCGGCCACGCGCAAGGGTGTGGCGGTCTGCAACGTTCCCGATTACTGCCAGGACGATGTCTCGACCCACGCCATGGCCCTGTTGCTCGACCTAGTGCGCAAGGTCACCCTGCTGGCGAACGATGTCACGGCCGGGGGCTGGGATTTCCGCCTGGCCGGGCCGGTGCCCCGCACCGCTGGCAAGACCCTCGGCCTGCTGGGTTTCGGCGCCATCGCCCGCATGACCGCGCGCAAGGCCCTGGCTTTCAACATGCGCGTGCTGGCTTATGACCCCTTTGTCAAAACTACCGACATGGAGGTCAAGCTGGTCGACCTCGGCACCCTGCTGGCCGAGAGCGATTTCCTCAGCCTGCACGCCCCGGCCACAAAGGACACCGAGAAGATCATCAACGCCGCCAACCTGGCCAAGATGAAGGACGGCGCCCTGATCGTGAACACCAGCCGCGGCAAGCTGGTGAACGAGGCCGACCTGGCCGCGGCTTTGAAAAGCGGCAAGATCGCCGCGGCGGGCCTGGATGTGCTCACCTGCGAGCCGCCCGAGAAAGGCAACCCGCTCGTGGGCCTCAAAAACGTGGTCCTCACCCCGCACATCTCGTTCTTCTCCAACGAGTCTTTCGACGAGCTGAAAGAGAAAGCCGCGCGCAACATGGTCGAGGTTCTGAGCGGCCAGCGCGCGCGCTACTGCCTGAACCGCGAGGTGCTGGGCGGGGTCTGAGCCGCGCGGGAAACAACGCCGGAGACACGTGGTTGTTGTCTTGACACATCCGGCCGGGTTGTGGCATAATCGTATAAACCGTAGATACAATCCGGCTCTCGCTCATTTGCGGCCCCCCGGGCTTGCCGCGACAGGCCCCCGGCCTGACAGGGACAGGGATGGAAGAGAAACCGAAAGCTGAATCGCTTGAGGAACTCGAGCGTATAGAAGGTAATTATTACAAAGTCGACCTGTTTGTCAGCTCGGCGCTGGTGCTTTTCACGGTCTGGGTGGTCCTGTCGGAGAAAAGCCAGGGCTGGGCCGTGTTCCTTGGACTGCTGGCCCTGCTGTTCTTCGTGCGCGGCGTGAGAAACTGGCGCCGCCACAGGATGGACACACCGACGGCGGGCGACTGAGACTGGACCTTAAGGCATGGACAGGCCGCTGATCACGCTGCTGACTGATTTCGGGACGCGCGACGGCTACGTGGGGGCGCTCAAGGGGGTGCTGCTCACGCTCTGCCCGGCGGCTCAACTGGTTGACATCACGCACGAGATCGGCCCGGGCGACATCGCCGAGGCGGCCTTTGTGCTGGAGAGCTGCTGCAACTTCTTTCCGGCCGGGACAGTCAACCTGACCGTGGTCGATCCGGGGGTGGGAAGCCACCGCCGGGCGCTGGCCCTGCAAAGCGGCGGCCGCTGGTACGTGGGTCCGGACAACGGGGTGTTCGAGCCGCTGCTCTCCGCCGGCTGGTCCGAATGCCGGGAACTGACCAGCCCGGAACATCGGCGCAGCGAGGTGAGCGCCACTTTCCATGGGCGGGACATTTTCGCCCCGGCGGCGGCTTTCCTGGCCGCTGGCGGCGAGCAGTCCCACCTGGGCCCGCCGGTCGCCGATCCGCAACGGCTGGCCGCGCCGGCCCGTCCGGAGTGCGCCCAGGGGTGTCTGGCCGGACAGGTGGTCCATGTGGACCGTTTCGGCAACCTGATCACCGATATTCCGCTCGCGGAGGTCCGGGCTTTCTGCCCGGAGCCGTCGGATCTGGTCGTGGA
This window contains:
- a CDS encoding ACT domain-containing protein; protein product: MRHYLVLSGLGPDKPGIARELSAAAFETGLSLEDSRMAVLGGEFAILVLLAGDKHGLESFSRRIEELEAATGLSLNLKPTLARPEQRVEAGAPVRISVVGMDRTGIVFRVTNLLIRHGINIDSLETAARHAPVTGSPMFHLELTAAVPEDVSLRGLREELASLCDEMNLDYTLEALS
- a CDS encoding M48 family metallopeptidase, whose product is MARVLLIAALLAPFVAWDAAVYLMRARGDRSPLRLEEVLRHFTEKDIDTGRELVQRRNVLFPVYRVLFYALYCALLFAGLGARLEASLLPWAGGRWWLALPLFVLAVLVIRTLIFSPVAAYSEFVIQRQAGLSTITVGTWLLDLVKSLLLNTLILSLVGLPVLWLVRTLPTLWPLPAAAVILAISAFGIWISPWLIDPLFNKFTPLADSALAGQIQSLAAHAGVPVKNVYVMDASRRSTYLNAYFTGLGNSRRVVLYDTLVKECSGREVLSVVAHELGHWKANHILKGFLLETVGVVLGLWLFWWLLGSGAARAFFGLPERTSLVLLVLLPFLLNLSGTLTAPLVSAVSRRFERQADLISLVLTGDSEAFITVEQQLVRHAKADLLSPRLLQEVYGSHPLPEERIRMAESYAAGGAGAPAPSR
- a CDS encoding C-terminal binding protein, which produces MSRFKVVISDCDHGTVEVERKVFEQAGFEWELLDCKTEDEVIARCAGADGILSQYAPIKAKAVEKLDSLKVLSRYGVGVDNLDLEAATRKGVAVCNVPDYCQDDVSTHAMALLLDLVRKVTLLANDVTAGGWDFRLAGPVPRTAGKTLGLLGFGAIARMTARKALAFNMRVLAYDPFVKTTDMEVKLVDLGTLLAESDFLSLHAPATKDTEKIINAANLAKMKDGALIVNTSRGKLVNEADLAAALKSGKIAAAGLDVLTCEPPEKGNPLVGLKNVVLTPHISFFSNESFDELKEKAARNMVEVLSGQRARYCLNREVLGGV
- a CDS encoding SAM-dependent chlorinase/fluorinase: MDRPLITLLTDFGTRDGYVGALKGVLLTLCPAAQLVDITHEIGPGDIAEAAFVLESCCNFFPAGTVNLTVVDPGVGSHRRALALQSGGRWYVGPDNGVFEPLLSAGWSECRELTSPEHRRSEVSATFHGRDIFAPAAAFLAAGGEQSHLGPPVADPQRLAAPARPECAQGCLAGQVVHVDRFGNLITDIPLAEVRAFCPEPSDLVVELAGRSLTGLHTHYAQAAAGELLALTGSHGRLEIGANRASAANLLGGLLRGAAVQLRNEPS